A stretch of DNA from Mus musculus strain C57BL/6J chromosome 6, GRCm38.p6 C57BL/6J:
accactgagccacaacccCAGTCCTTCAAGTCACTTTTCATAAGGCTCATTCAAATCTTCCAGGCTCCCCTGTCACTTGCCCCTCTTCTCGTTGGTCCTCTCAGCTCACCCTCCAGCCCTGTGAAAGAGACTTAAGCGCATCAACCAATCTGGGGCTCCTTAAAACATTGGGGCAGCCCTGGGCACCTTATTTTCTGAGGTCCTGTATTTCTGGTGCAGGTATAGGAGGCCTCTCTGAGTAAGGCTATTGGTGAACTGGGCTCTAAAAACAAAGGGAAAGCATCCTGACTAAGTGGAGGATTCCTGTGGCTGTCACCTCTCTATGCCCTGTCTGTGTTCTCTGGGTTCTGACTGTCAGGATAGGTATACTCAGACATCAAGGTGGTGTAGCAGAGCTCAGCCACCCCCTGCTGAGGACACGGAGTCCCATTTAGGGCTGGCGGTAACACAATGTCCCTCCATCCCGTTCAATATTCAGCTGGGTGTCCCTTCTGTTGGCCCCGCCCACACCAGTTGCTACTGGGAAGGTGAGGCAGCAGAGATGCAGCTAGGTGGCATCACCAGAGACAGCCTGGGAGGGAAGGCTGACTGCAGACACCATTGCCATGGATGGCCTGATGTGGGCTACCCGTATCCTCTGCTTGCTGAGCCTGTGCGGAGTTGTAAGTAGCCAACTCAGACCTTTGTTCTCTTGGGTGGTGGCAGTCTGTGGTGGGGGAACTCCTGAGTCTGGtggctccctccttccttccctgactAATGTTAGGACCATGTGGGGCTTGAAGATGTCGTGAATGCCAGCTCTTCCAGCTGTGATATTTGAGAACTCTTCCTTTCATAGAGCCAGGCTTGGAGGAGCTTCAGAAACCAGCTACTGCTCCCTGGCCTGTGTATAGGGGCATGGGGAAGCCAAGAAAGGAGGCTTCCTTGAATGTGCTCCAACTTTCCAGCAGAATTTCTGGGTTGCTGTCAGTAGCATCCAGGGCCAAGAGGGGAGGAGTCACAAGTCACTAGGTGGGAGCATACGGGAACGGAGGCTACCTTCTTCTACTGCCTTGCCAGGGGTGACCACCCGTCCCAGTACCTCACTGTCCTTCAATCAAGAGGCTGGCATCTTCAGACCGTGAAGTGAACTCTGTGACACGAGCTTTCGTTTGCCTCTGTGTAAAAAAAGAGAGACTTGGGCTAGATGTGGTGGCTCAGCCTTTGTGGACACTAGACGATTATCATGAGTTTGATGTCAGTCTGAGCTATGCAGAGGATTATAGGTCAGCGGACCTAGGGCTACCATGCCGCGGGGAGGGGATGATAAGTGATCTCACCTGTCCAGGGCTGGCATGAGAGTGTCATGCAGCTGGCATGTGAGTGTCACACAGGTAAGTTCTATAAGTTCCCTATATGGTACAAAAGACTCATGTCCTCCTCTGTGTACACAGAATCTCAAAAGCTCCATTTCAGGGAGGGAACCCTACACCAGAGGAGTCATTCAATAGCTGGGGTAGATAGGGAAAAtcccgagtgtgtgtgtgtgtgtgtgtgtgtgtgtgtgagagagagagagagagacagagagagacagagacagagagagagacagagacagagagagagacagagacagagacagagagagagacagagagagacagagggagacagagagagacagagagagacagagagagacagagacagagagagacagagacagagagacagaaagatacagagagagaaagcgagATGTATATGAATCTTGCAAGGAAGGGCATTTGGTTAAATCTTGAGAGCTGTTAGGAATTTGAGCTCTTTAAAGAAAAGGTCAAACTCCAAGCCTTAGGCAAACATCAGATCTCTGCCTAGCCTGGAGCACGTGGGCTCCACACAGCCCCTGAATCACCCATCGGAAGCACAGAGATGTGCAGGAAATCTTCAAGACCATTTCTTGTGGTCCCCAGGCTGTGGAATAGGTATCCAATCTGCAATCTTTATCAACATCAAGCATGCATGAAGGCAGCTTCCTTTATCCCACCTAATGATCAACTCAGTTGCCCCGATGCAGGGCCCTCATCATCCACCATACTTCCACGCACCCTCATACGTCCACCTTCCCCCGATCtcattgtctatatgtctgtctgaaCAGTCATCCACTCCACCAACCGTACAGTCAGTCCTGTCCCCCTCCACACCGAGCCCCTTCTTCCTGTTCATTGTTCCTTTACAGCAGTCAGATGCTCCCGTCTTCTTACTCTCCCATCCGCTCGTATTCTCTCCCACTCACTCGTCTATACATCTGCTCATGTGACTTGTCTGAGACACATCAGATGTTAAACCCAGGTGGTCTTTCTGGAGTCTCCTGCCCTGGCCCGAGACATTTCTTCATCTCCAGGAAGCACCATAGCTTCTTTCAACCCTTTCCATCCTGTCCTCTCTGATTtggtccctgtgccctcttgtgaTGACTCTGGGCCCACTCAGATAATCGAGGTCATCTTCCTGCCTGGAGATCCTTGACCTTTGGCTCTGTCAGGAGACACATTTACTGGCTTTGTGGACTGCGACATGGACATCTTTGGGGTCCATTCTGTCTCCCAGGGCTGTTTATGCAGAAACACTTTCAGAGCCCAGAAGTGTATAGAGTAAGGGGTggtggggaaggagaaaaggcCTCGTCAAGGGCTGCACTGTCACAGTGATGGGAGCTCTTTATGGCTTTCTCTAATGTGTCTTAGAATTCCCTGCCAAGAGAAGGAAAACTGCACGTGCCCCTCCCTTATTCtccactctctctgcctctccttcctttccttccctccatctcttcttccccctctttcttctcctctccttccttcctcttttttcattcctcccctctcctttctgaaCATCTGCCCTCTATGCCCCACTCCTCCTTCCTTATGCCCCACTGCTTATCAAACATTCCTTGATATCTGTGGGGCAAATGGGCCTTTCTCAGAACTAGGGCACAGAAATGTACCAGGCTTGGTCTCCCTCCATCTTCAGGTCACTACAACTAGAGCGCACAAGGCCTCCAGTGGGCTTGGCTCATTCTGTCACAATTTCCCATAGACACTGGGTCACCTCCACCTAGAATGTGACTTCATCACTCAGCTGAGAGACGATGAGCTTGCATGTCTTCAGGCGGCAGAGGGGACCAACAACACCTCCCTGGGTATGAAGGGGTGGGGATGTCCCTGGTCCTGACATCTCCTTCAGCACTGCCATTCAGAATCTCCTCCCTCATAGGTTACCCCAtgtctcctccttctccacctaGGATGCCCTGGGACCTGGGATGGGCTGCTGTGCTGGCCCCCGACAGGCTCTGGCCAGTGGgtctctctcccctgccctgaATTCTTCTCTCACTTCGGCTCAGACACAGGTGAGTGGCCTAGCTAAGGCAGGGACGCACAGCATGTGGTTCCTTCTGGTTTGCACATTACTGGTTCGGTGATGGACTATCCTGGATTTCAATCTTCTAGTGTTACCCTGAAAAATTTAGTCATCTTGAACGATGACTGATAGCACCAACCTCCCAGTGCAGGATTAATGATGACACTGGAGAAAGGGAGGTGGTACCATACTGATGAGGGTGGGGAACACCTCATCGTCCACTTCACCTGCTGTCCTTCCTGTCTCTTATGGGAAGGGGGTGGGTGTCATACTTCCTGCCCTTAGGATGTAGAGGTCCATCATTCCACTCAGCAGAGCTTTCCTGGAGAACAGAGACAGACTACACCAGTCCAGAACCCAAGCCATGGGACAAGAGGACTCTTCTGTCCTTGTGGTTAAGAACGTGTATatacctcacagaaccttcccACCATCTTCTGGGAAAGGGAGGAATTCTATAAGCAGAGACTCTTCTTTGCCTCTAGGGTTTGTGAAGAGGGACTGCACCATCACTGGCTGGTCTAATCCCTTCCCACCATACCCTGTGGCTTGCCCTGTGCCCTTGGAACTGTTAACCAAGGAGGTAAGCCCTGTATGTAGTTTACTATCTCAATGGATGCCTATCATCCCCACTGTAATCACCCCGTGGATGTAGTAATTACAGGAGCTGTCCAGCAGATGGCAGGAGATGCCTCCTGAAGCTGGTCCATTTACTTAagggtgagggagaagggaagcagaggcagactggAAGCCATAGTCATCCACCTCTTGGCCAGCCTTTTCTCTTCCTAGTTTTTGGtgcaggatgggggtggggtgggggtggggcggagcTTTAGTTATTTCAGAGGGAATAAAGATTGCTGCTGTGTTAGACAGGATGTGCTTGTTTTCTCTGGTCCTCCACCAGTGGTACAGTATACTGGGCTGTGGTATGGGCAAGCAGGTAAAACTCCAGGGTGTAGTCATTACAGAGACCCCTAGCTCTGGACATCATACTTTACACTGTGCACAGCTCAGGGTCTTCTCAAGGCCCATCCACACTCACAATCCCATTTCTCCCTGCCCTCGGCCCTAAGAGCAAAAACCCTGGTGTACTTACCTTTCAGATGAAGAGACAGGTCAGAGAAGCACAGGGATGGCTTGAGATGAACAGCAAGCCGGAGTGGCAGTACCTGGTCATACTACGCCCCTAGCTCTAACTGATTCAAATACTTGGGTCCCAAAGAGCCTTTCCCCGCCTGCCTGTGGCTGTTCCTGGTGTCCAGGAGGTTGCCTGTATATGGGGGTGACCGTGTACTCAAGCTGGTGTCAATAATCAGGCCCAACTTCCTCCTGTGCTTTTGCCGCTCTCCAGAGCCAGGTAGCTTCTGCTGGCTCCTCCCACTCCCATTGCAACTGGGAATCCTTATCTGAGCATCTCTATCTGAGGGGCAGTGTCTGTCCGAGGCTTTCTGTGGTATCAGTGCCTGGGAAGCTGGTGGCGTTGCCAGACTCCTGCTTGATTGCCAAAcctttcttctgcttctattgcccccctccccagAAATCGTACTTCTCCACGGTGAAGATCATCTACACCACGGGCCACAGCATCTCCATTGTAGCCCTCTGCGTGGCTATTGCCATCCTGGTTGCCCTCAGGTTTGCCACCCTTGCCATTTGCTCAAGAACCATCACTGCCTCCCTACTACCTGGGGACCAAGTCTGGTTCTTGGCCTGCATAGTCAAGAGGGGCTCAGATCCAGGCGAGATGACCTTTGTTGACCTCTTgctcccctcaccccaccccaagcCACACAGATGGGCCCTCTCTTCACACAGCAGGCCTCTGTTCTCTGGCCACACCTTTCCTCATGCGGATCTCCTCCTGTTTGCTCCCAATGCCTTCTTTTCCTTGGTGGTGTGTTCACCCCTGCCAACACTGGAAGCCCAGCTCTCATCCAGTTCTAAGAGATCTCCTTGACCCCTGCATGGCCCTTTTCTAATGGTTGCAACATTCTGACCATTGTAGTACTTTTtggtatcattttttttcttttcagtatcagggattgaacccagggttccCCAAATGGCCTCCACCACCAAGTTCACCCTCATCCCTTACTGCTGGGTGTAATGGCTTTCCAGGCTTCAAAGGTTGAGTTCCCCCATGGGACTATGCCTCAGAGGGTAGCTCTCTGATCATTAGAGGCTCCCTTAGGCTCTTGTAACCCACAGTTACAAAACCGTCTAAAGGCAGGGATATAAGAAACCCCTGCTCCTTACCTGAACTTAGGCCAGGAAAATGCTGGCCAGCTGACCTTCAAGGTCAAACTGACACATTTGTCTCACTTTCTACCCAGTTCATTGGGTCTCATTTTATTTGATGTGGCTTTGGCCACTCTGTCTTGGCTCACTTCTGTGCAGCTTCCCAGCCATGCCAGTCTTGGTCTAGGCCCTGGGAAGGTCTTCTGCAGTCAGGCCTCTATGTTCATCTCTCTTGCCCCTTTCAGGAGGCTCCACTGCCCCAGGAACTACATCCACACGCAGCTGTTTGCCACCTTCATCCTCAAGgccagtgctgtgttcttgaagGATGCCGCCATCTTCCAGGGGGATAGCACGGACCACTGCAGCATGTCCACTGTAAAGACTGTGACTGGAGGGAGTTGGGGCAGGGGGAAGAGGGCAGAAGACAGGCCTGAGTGTGCCTGACCTGTTGCTCCACAGGCTGAGGCTGTGACAAGGGCTGTGACAAGGGAAGGAAGCCTCAAGCTCTCCCCACGcattcatagatcagtgtccaTACGAGCAGCTCCCTTTGCTAGGGGCGCCCCACACCATCATTCCTCTTTCATCAATGTTTCCATTTCAACTTGGTCACAGCAGCTCCTGTGCCAGCCAGCCATGTCATTGCCTTTAATGAGTGTGCAAGGACCTGGGTGGAGCTTGGCCCCTCCTTCCAGAAGCACTCAGGGGACAGGAAGCACTCAGACCTGGGGACTGCTGGGTAGGGAAAGCAGAGAATTAAGAGAATGAAAGAGCTTCAGGGAGGAGGTGGCCTTGGAGCTGCATGGGCCCAAAAGCAGTGAGATGGGGAGGAAGCTTTTAATAAGAGGAGAGCCATCACACCAGAAATTGGAAGTCGCAAAAGTAGAGgggtggggaaaggagaggagaggaacagATTGAAAACTGAAgggatcagagttcaaggtctTTGAAAGTGTTCTGGAAATGAATAGACAAGTGAGTACCGGGACCAACAAGTGGGCTgatttaattaatgaattaatcaCTGATTGCACTCACTTAGGCCGGGCAGCACACCAAGTACTTTACATGTATTATCTCTTTTGATCTTAAAACGCCTTGAAGGCCTCACTTTAATCCCATTTTGTTAACGAGGGGCAGTTGGCCAGGTCACCCAGCCACACAGTTGGGGAATAAATAGAGCCTGGGCAACTGGGCTCAGAGGTGGTACCGTAGCCCATAGAGGCAGGTGAGGGAGGAGTGAGCCAGATGGTTGCATGCATGATGAACACATCCTATATCCACTGATCAACGCTGTCCGTGGTTATCACTTTAAAGGAGAACTTCAGCTAGGGAAGGGTGCACTATGACAGAGGAAATagaaaagtgtgtatgtgtgtgtgtgtgtgtgtgagagagagagagagagaaagagagagagagagagggagagagagggagagagagagagagagagagagagagagagagagagagagagagagagagagagagagagagagagcgcaagccATGTGAGGTCCTGGAGTTCTTCCTTTTTTCACATACAGAATACTTAGGCTGAGATGGTTTGCATGGCTGACAGAGGACACAATGAACCTAACCTGTGTGTCTGTGCTCTGACCATCACAATTATACTGTCCAATTCCTCCTATGGCATCCCAAGGAGTGGAGTGGTCCAGCCCAAGGTGGAGGGGACCTGAGGGTTTGGTGTCTCAGTGGAGTGAAAGAGATCCAATGGGGCTGAAGTcgggggtgggagggggctgTCCAAGCTCTGAAGCATCAGGTCCCCACTCTTAGGTCCTGTGCAAGGTCTCTGTGGCCATCTCACATTTGGCCACCATGACCAACTTCAGCTGGCTGTTGGCAGAAGCTGTCTACCTGAGCTGCCTGTTGGCCTCCACATCCCCCAGGTCCAAACCAGCTTTTTGGTGGCTGGTCCTGGCTGGCTGGGGTGAGCATCAAGGGCTCATTGATCACCATAGGAGAGGTGGAGgttgggaaggacctgggagctCATAAAGAAGCCTTTCTCATTgtgaggctcagggagggggaaggggcaggCCACAGTCCTGTGCTGAACATTGGGAAGTAGACCAGATCCCCTCAAACCATCACCTGGCCCCACCATTATAGTCTGCACGTGGCTAACAGATTGCTGGGAGGTAGAGGCTACACTCAAGGCAAAGGGTGCAGGGCTCTCACTCACCTCTGTGTTATTTCACCCACAGGGCTCCCCGTGCTATGCACTGGTACGTGGGTGGGCTGCAAACTGGCTTTTGAGGACACTGAGTGAGTAGAGCAAGTTCCTCACCCCCATGCTGTCAGCAAGGTGTGTCATAGACCATctaaggagaggagggggagggggagggggatcccTAGGTTAAAGAGATCAGCTCTGAGTAGGTTTTCTAAGGACAAGAAATGTCTGGACAAGGATGAGAAAGGCTAACCAGCCTTCACTGGGTCTCTCCTATGGAGAGGCTGGTATAGAAGATCAGGCAAGATGAAGACAGACTGGGGCTGAAGACTTGAGCACTAGACAGAGAGGGGCCCCAGGAGCCATAGCAGGTGTGTTGAGGAGGTGCATTATCAGGGTAGAAAAGGGGGCACCTTCAAGACTAGGCTCTTTTCTTTCCAGGTGCTGGGACTTAGACAACAGCTCCCCCTGCTGGTGGATCATCAAAGGACCCATAGTCCTCTCTGTTGGGG
This window harbors:
- the Ghrhr gene encoding growth hormone-releasing hormone receptor precursor; translation: MDGLMWATRILCLLSLCGVTLGHLHLECDFITQLRDDELACLQAAEGTNNTSLGCPGTWDGLLCWPPTGSGQWVSLPCPEFFSHFGSDTGFVKRDCTITGWSNPFPPYPVACPVPLELLTKEKSYFSTVKIIYTTGHSISIVALCVAIAILVALRRLHCPRNYIHTQLFATFILKASAVFLKDAAIFQGDSTDHCSMSTVLCKVSVAISHLATMTNFSWLLAEAVYLSCLLASTSPRSKPAFWWLVLAGWGLPVLCTGTWVGCKLAFEDTECWDLDNSSPCWWIIKGPIVLSVGVNFGLFLNIICILLRKLEPAQGGLHTRAQYWRLSKSTLLLIPLFGIHYIIFNFLPDSAGLDIRVPLELGLGSFQGFIVAVLYCFLNQEVRTEISRKWYGHDPELLPARRTCTEWTTPPRSRLKVLTSEC